The following proteins are encoded in a genomic region of Cryptomeria japonica chromosome 11, Sugi_1.0, whole genome shotgun sequence:
- the LOC131860147 gene encoding receptor-like protein EIX2: MAIPLRKLTGIVFLLFFCPPLSHGLMSNRCPSHESQALLLFKAALIDPNSYLSSWVNGTDCCTSWNGISCDDNTNHVVSVSLGIYFQGVIEVVTPGTTIPTCLANLSYLHSLDLSGYSFTGTIPTFLCLLTRLIFLDLSLNSFNGSIPSCLGNLASLTDLSLGNNQLSGSIPAFLGSLSLLRELDLNNNQLSGRIPASLGSLSLLRELGLGNNQLSGIVPDSLGNLSLLERLDIRNNQLSGTIPPSFAHLSSLTRLNANGNRFNETVSSLPLPASLHILTLSLNYYQSISETSFHNLTRLSVLYLSDCVLNISTAWIPPFDLSSLDLVSCVIDGEFPPWISTQISLEELVITNASLVGVIPSWLWETSPELNYLNLSENHLEGSLFSNTSSWMKLERLDLARNKLSGCIPSMWSFYMRILLLNDNLFSGNIHPNLGKLSNLNMLNLANNKITGVIPVSLSNCSLLIVLNLGNNSLEGSLPHEFSKLIELYSLVVHNNNLHGPFPPSIANCSKLQVLDIGNNLFEGEIPALIGNISELKVLIMKENKFTGNIPLEIGQLKYLQILLLSSNHISGSIPHTIVFLQAMANESQNGFVLSTHTFGPLYQDGLDMTLKGTNQHYQYILSTLTSIDLSSNELEGKVPSNFGNLKGLRLLNLSMNNLNGTIPKSLGEMHQLDSLDLSRNHFSGQIPIELESLSFLGSLDLSNNNLSGSIPQGIHMIGFGESSYSGNPNLWGCPLPRNCSWPQFVPSPPPIYINKIKKSTKYPWNLFFLMKIFGVSKDYIAHAFEKDIHAITSYTSIEDRLESMNNIQIV, from the exons ATGGCCATCCCTTTACGCAAATTGACTGGTAttgtttttcttctcttcttctgccCTCCTCTTTCCCATGGATTAATGTCCAACAGGTGTCCTTCCCACGAATCCCAAGCTCTGCTCCTCTTCAAAGCTGCCTTGATTGACCCCAACAGCTATCTGAGTTCGTGGGTAAATGGAACAGACTGCTGCACCTCCTGGAATGGCATTTCCTGCGACGATAACACCAACCACGTTGTCTCTGTCTCTCTTGGTATCTATTTCCAAGGTGTGATAGAAGTAGTAACACCAGGTACTACCATTCCTACCTGTTTGGCAAATCTCTCTTATCTTCACTCTTTAGATTTATCTGGTTATAGCTTTACTGGGACGATTCCCACTTTCCTTTGTCTGCTCACCCGCCTTATATTCCTTGATCTTTCACTCAATAGCTTCAATGGAAGCATACCTTCCTGCCTTGGCAATCTTGCTTCTTTAACTGACCTTTCCCTAGGTAACAACCAACTTAGTGGAAGCATACCGGCTTTTCTTGGGAGTCTCTCTTTGTTGAGGGAGTTAGATCTTAATAACAACCAACTTAGTGGAAGAATACCGGCTTCTCTTGGAAGTCTCTCTTTGTTGAGGGAGTTAGGTCTTGGTAACAACCAACTGAGCGGCATCGTTCCAGATTCATTGGGCAATCTCTCTTTACTCGAGCGGTTGGATATTAGAAATAACCAACTGAGCGGGACCATTCCCCCTTCATTTGCTCACCTTTCCTCACTCACTCGCTTAAATGCTAATGGCAATCGTTTCAATGAAACCGTCTCTTCTTTGCCACTTCCAGCTTCTTTACATATTCTAACCCTGTCATTAAACTATTACCAGTCGATTTCAGAAACTTCCTTTCACAACCTTACAAGATTAAGTGTTTTGTATTTATCTGATTGTGTCCTAAATATTAGCACAGCTTGGATTCCACCCTTTGATTTATCTAGTCTAGATTTAGTGTCATGTGTGATTGACGGTGAATTCCCACCTTGGATTTCAACACAAATTTCACTTGAAGAGTTGGTTATAACTAATGCCAGTCTTGTGGGCGTAATTCCCTCTTGGCTATGGGAAACCAGTCCTGAGTTAAATTATCTAAATCTTTCAGAAAATCATTTGGAAGGAAGCCTATTCTCAAATACTTCATCGTGGATGAAACTAGAACGACTAGATTTGGCTAGAAATAAATTGAGTGGGTGCATCCCATCAATGTGGTCTTTTTATATGCGTATACTGCTGCTCAATGACAATTTGTTCAGTGGCAATATTCATCCAAACCTGGGCAAGTTATCTAATCTCAACATGTTAAATCTTGCAAACAACAAGATAACAGGAGTGATCCCTGTTAGTTTGTCCAATTGTTCTTTACTTATTGTCCTGAATTTGGGAAATAATAGTTTGGAGGGAAGCTTACCACATGAGTTTAGTAAGCTGATTGAATTATATTCATTAGTTGTTCACAATAATAATTTGCATGGACCATTCCCTCCTTCAATAGCAAATTGTTCAAAGCTACAGGTTCTTGATATTGGAAATAATTTGTTTGAAGGTGAAATACCAGCATTAATTGGAAATATCTCAGAGCTAAAAGTATTGATAATGAAGGAGAACAAATTTACAGGCAATATTCCTTTAGAGATAGGTCAATTAAAGTACCTCCAGATCTTGCTCCTTTCTTCCAATCATATCTCAGGTTCAATTCCACACACAATTGTATTCCTGCAAGCAATGGCAAATGAAAGTCAAAATGGTTTTGTATTATCCACTCATACTTTTGGGCCCCTATATCAAGATGGATTGGATATGACTTTAAAAGGTACAAATCAACATTATCAATATATTCTTTCCACACTCACATCCATAGATCTCTCAAGCAATGAATTAGAGGGAAAAGTTCCTTCTAATTTTGGGAATTTGAAGGGGCTAAGGCTTCTAAACCTATCAATGAACAACTTGAATGGGACCATTCCAAAAAGTCTTGGAGAAATGCATCAATTGGATTCCTTAGACCTTTCAAGAAATCATTTTTCAGGACAAATCCCCATAGAGCTTGAATCTCTAAGCTTTTTGGGTTCACTGGATCTATCAAACAACAACCTTTCAGGAAGCATACCACAAGGAATACATATGATTGGCTTTGGAGAATCCTCTTATTCAGGGAATCCTAATTTATGGGGGTGTCCCCTACCCAGAAATTGTTCTTGGCCACAGTTTGTTCCTTCTCCTCCTCCAATTTacattaataaaataaagaaaagcaCTAAATATCCATG GAATCTATTTTTTCTTATGAAGATTTTTGGTGTTTCTAAAGACTATATTGCACATGCTTTTGAGAAAGACATACATGCAATTACATCATATACTTCCATTGAGGATAGATTGGAAAGTATGAACAACATACAGATTGTGTGA